A stretch of Caenorhabditis elegans chromosome IV DNA encodes these proteins:
- the magi-1 gene encoding Membrane-associated guanylate kinase, WW and PDZ domain-containing protein 2 (Confirmed by transcript evidence) has translation MMLMGSEGLLPPNWETAYTENGDKYFIDHNTGTTTWDDPRELPPGWEQVDDQNYGTFYVDHINRKTQYERPYGFGGSSATIDQPVKYGTLPSSTNHNHNNIYSHYNSGTLKSSSSPRDSGFDSSPTRYRKFGDPPETATSSADYDHHSKMFSRSSNPLFTTDPARLGGELISTKIVKGAKGLGFTLIGNDSSSRGDEFIQVKSVLSGGPAAANGVLRSGDILVRVNGRLLLGATQKEACDVFVAIPVNEAVDIQVCRGYELFIDPANRIVTENVYAAAKSRDLHEIDIFKGSEGFGFTIADNLNGQRIKKILFPSQCPNLMEGDTIVELDGRNVRPIPHTQLVDMLRERPIGYRGKLVVKRGSPKTRSRTPSAAFRYGEPQTNMMDSAAPLPVRSKTPAERQTSRTEEDQNVRNTLQRQPAVTSEWEGMSSAIPASRMRPSSTTLGFATPNYIPLSQYNQKPSDLITVSLIRKPVGFGFRLLGGVESKTPLSVGQIVIGGAAEEDGRLQEGDEIVEIDGHNVEGASHSEAVVLLEAAAQNKHVKLIVRRPSRTDPARRGSLNSAGPSGSYDVLLHRNENDGFGFVLMSSQHKNGSTVGQIQPGSPAARCGRLSVGDRVIAVNGIDILSLSHPDTISLIKDSGLSVRLTIAPPNTAGPVLPMVSATLGRNFTMNGHYESNYGLPPPPPSVYEKHPPPSYLAFDGLSINDRMSMNGNLIDVTLERGTKGFGFSIRGGQEFGSMPLFVLRIADDGPAKADGRLQVGDQLTTINGQSTKGMSHDDAIRIIKQHTMVNLTVLRNRLP, from the exons ATGATGCTGATGGGATCGGAAGGACTGTTACCACCGAATTGGGAGACGGCTTATACGGAAAATGGGGACAAGTATTTCATTGa ccacaaCACTGGAACAACAACATGGGACGATCCGAGAGAGCTGCCACCTGGATGGGAGCAAGTTGATGATCAGAATTATGGCACATTTTATGTGGA ccaTATCAATCGAAAAACGCAATACGAACGACCGTACGGTTTTGGTGGATCATCTGCCACAATAGATCAACCTGTCAAATATGGAACTCTACCATCGTCTACAAACCATAAtcataataatatttattcacattATAAT agtgGAACACTAAAATCCTCGTCATCGCCTAGAGACTCTGGTTTTGATAGCTCGCCGACACGATACCGAAAGTTTGGAGATCCACCAGAAACGGCGACTTCTTCCGCTGACTATGATCATCACTCGAAAATGTTCAGCAGGTCTTCGAATCCGTTGTTCACGACGGATCCAGCAAGATTAGGTGGAGAATTGATATCAACAAAGATAGTGAAAGGAGCCAAAGGACTAGGATTTACACTTATTGGAAATGATTCGTCAAGTCGAGGCGATGAGTTTATTCAG gtGAAATCTGTACTTTCTGGAGGTCCAGCCGCCGCAAACGGAGTGCTACGAAGTGGTGATATTTTAGTTCGAGTCAATGGACGACTCTTGCTGGGTGCCACTCAAAAAGAAGCCTGTGACGTATTTGTAGCAATTCCGGTCAATGAAGCTGTCGATATTCAAGTATGCAGAGGATATGAACTGTTTATCGACCCGGCAAACAGAATTGTCACTGAAAATGTGTATGCTGCTGCAAAGAGTCGAGATCTTCACGAAATTGATATCTTCAAAGGATCTGAAGGATTTGGATTCACAATTGCCGATAACTTGAATGGACAAAGAATTAAGAAGATTTTGTTCCCATCACAGTGTCCAAATCTAATGGAAGGTGATACGATCGTTGAACTTGACGGAAGAAATGTTCGACCTATTCCACACACTCAACTGGTTGACATGCTCCGTGAACGACCAATCGGTTATCGAGGGAAGCTTGTTGTTAAAAGAGGATCTCCGAAGACTAGGTCAAGAACACCGTCTGCTGCCTTCAGATATGGAGAACCACAAACGAATATGATGGATTCAGCTGCTCCGCTTCCTGTAAGATCAAAGACGCCAGCAGAACGACAGACATCTAGAACAGAAGAAGATCAGAATGTGAGGAACACGTTACAGAGG caGCCAGCCGTTACATCAGAGTGGGAAGGAATGAGCAGCGCTATACCTGCAAGTCGAATGCGACCGTCTTCAACAACACTGGGTTTCGCAACTCCAAACTACATTCCACTGAGCCAATACAATCAAAAACCTTCCGATCTCATAACGGTCTCATTGATTCGAAAACCTGTTGGTTTTGGATTCCGGCTACTTGGTGGAGTTGAATCCAAAACCCCTCTATCGGTTGGACAAATTGTGATAGGAGGGGCAGCGGAAGAAGATGGCCGATTGCAGGAAGGAGatgaaattgtcgaaattgatGGACACAATGTTGAAGGTGCATCTCATTCTGAAGCTGTTGTCCTCCTCGAGGCTGCTGCTCAAAACAAGCATGTCAAGTTGATAGTGCGACGACCGTCTCGAACTGATCCAGCACGACGTGGATCTCTCAACTCAGCTGGTCCATCTGGATCATATGATGTTCTTCTTCATCGGAATGAGAATGATGGTTTCGGATTTGTTCTGATGTCTTCTCAACACAAGAACGGATCAACAGTCGGACAAATACAACCTGGAAGTCCCGCAGCTAGATGTGGCAGGCTTTCTGTTGGAGATCGAGTGATTGCAGTCAACGGGATTGATATTCTCAGCCTATCCCATCCGGATACAATCTCACTCATCAAAGATTCTGGATTATCGGTTCGATTGACAATAGCTCCACCAAACACAGCTGGACCAGTTCTTCCGATGGTTTCTGCAACGTTGGGTCGCAATTTCACAATGAATGGGCACTATGAATCAAATTACGGACTTCCGCCACCACCGCCATCGGTTTACGAGAAGCATCCACCACCATCATATCTTGCATTTGATGGGCTTTCTATTAATGATAGAATGTCAATG AACGGAAATCTGATTGATGTCACTTTGGAGCGTGGCACCAAAGGGTTTGGCTTCTCTATTCGTGGTGGGCAAGAGTTCGGATCAATGCCACTTTTTGTGCTCAGAATTGCAGATGATGGGCCCGCTAAAGCCGACGGACGATTACag gtCGGCGATCAATTGACAACGATAAACGGACAATCAACAAAAGGAATGAGCCATGACGATGCGATTCGAATTATCAAACAACATACGATGGTGAACCTGACAGTGCTACGCAATAGATTGCCATAG
- the magi-1 gene encoding PDZ domain-containing protein (Partially confirmed by transcript evidence), which translates to MMSSSYPTGSDLISSVIYFAPSTSSSTVFNTPASRYSTATQTTFDGGSNRHKGFVSFRSQDEDQNEDDCEEGALLLKAVQHTSSAKNHINRKTQYERPYGFGGSSATIDQPVKYGTLPSSTNHNHNNIYSHYNSGTLKSSSSPRDSGFDSSPTRYRKFGDPPETATSSADYDHHSKMFSRSSNPLFTTDPARLGGELISTKIVKGAKGLGFTLIGNDSSSRGDEFIQVKSVLSGGPAAANGVLRSGDILVRVNGRLLLGATQKEACDVFVAIPVNEAVDIQVCRGYELFIDPANRIVTENVYAAAKSRDLHEIDIFKGSEGFGFTIADNLNGQRIKKILFPSQCPNLMEGDTIVELDGRNVRPIPHTQLVDMLRERPIGYRGKLVVKRGSPKTRSRTPSAAFRYGEPQTNMMDSAAPLPVRSKTPAERQTSRTEEDQNVRNTLQRQPAVTSEWEGMSSAIPASRMRPSSTTLGFATPNYIPLSQYNQKPSDLITVSLIRKPVGFGFRLLGGVESKTPLSVGQIVIGGAAEEDGRLQEGDEIVEIDGHNVEGASHSEAVVLLEAAAQNKHVKLIVRRPSRTDPARRGSLNSAGPSGSYDVLLHRNENDGFGFVLMSSQHKNGSTVGQIQPGSPAARCGRLSVGDRVIAVNGIDILSLSHPDTISLIKDSGLSVRLTIAPPNTAGPVLPMVSATLGRNFTMNGHYESNYGLPPPPPSVYEKHPPPSYLAFDGLSINDRMSMNGNLIDVTLERGTKGFGFSIRGGQEFGSMPLFVLRIADDGPAKADGRLQVGDQLTTINGQSTKGMSHDDAIRIIKQHTMVNLTVLRNRLP; encoded by the exons ATGATGTCCTCATCCTATCCGACGGGATCTGATCTAATTTCGTCGGTCATTTACTTTGCTCCGTCGACTAGTTCGAGTACCGTATTCAATACACCTGCTTCTCGATATTCCACTGCAACACAGACAACGTTTGATGGTGGAAGTAATAGGCACAAGGGTTTTGTTTCGTTTCGATCACAAGATGAAGATCAGAATGAAGATGATTGTGAAGAAGGGGCTCTTTTGTTGAAAGCTGTTCAGCATACATCATCGGCAAAAAA ccaTATCAATCGAAAAACGCAATACGAACGACCGTACGGTTTTGGTGGATCATCTGCCACAATAGATCAACCTGTCAAATATGGAACTCTACCATCGTCTACAAACCATAAtcataataatatttattcacattATAAT agtgGAACACTAAAATCCTCGTCATCGCCTAGAGACTCTGGTTTTGATAGCTCGCCGACACGATACCGAAAGTTTGGAGATCCACCAGAAACGGCGACTTCTTCCGCTGACTATGATCATCACTCGAAAATGTTCAGCAGGTCTTCGAATCCGTTGTTCACGACGGATCCAGCAAGATTAGGTGGAGAATTGATATCAACAAAGATAGTGAAAGGAGCCAAAGGACTAGGATTTACACTTATTGGAAATGATTCGTCAAGTCGAGGCGATGAGTTTATTCAG gtGAAATCTGTACTTTCTGGAGGTCCAGCCGCCGCAAACGGAGTGCTACGAAGTGGTGATATTTTAGTTCGAGTCAATGGACGACTCTTGCTGGGTGCCACTCAAAAAGAAGCCTGTGACGTATTTGTAGCAATTCCGGTCAATGAAGCTGTCGATATTCAAGTATGCAGAGGATATGAACTGTTTATCGACCCGGCAAACAGAATTGTCACTGAAAATGTGTATGCTGCTGCAAAGAGTCGAGATCTTCACGAAATTGATATCTTCAAAGGATCTGAAGGATTTGGATTCACAATTGCCGATAACTTGAATGGACAAAGAATTAAGAAGATTTTGTTCCCATCACAGTGTCCAAATCTAATGGAAGGTGATACGATCGTTGAACTTGACGGAAGAAATGTTCGACCTATTCCACACACTCAACTGGTTGACATGCTCCGTGAACGACCAATCGGTTATCGAGGGAAGCTTGTTGTTAAAAGAGGATCTCCGAAGACTAGGTCAAGAACACCGTCTGCTGCCTTCAGATATGGAGAACCACAAACGAATATGATGGATTCAGCTGCTCCGCTTCCTGTAAGATCAAAGACGCCAGCAGAACGACAGACATCTAGAACAGAAGAAGATCAGAATGTGAGGAACACGTTACAGAGG caGCCAGCCGTTACATCAGAGTGGGAAGGAATGAGCAGCGCTATACCTGCAAGTCGAATGCGACCGTCTTCAACAACACTGGGTTTCGCAACTCCAAACTACATTCCACTGAGCCAATACAATCAAAAACCTTCCGATCTCATAACGGTCTCATTGATTCGAAAACCTGTTGGTTTTGGATTCCGGCTACTTGGTGGAGTTGAATCCAAAACCCCTCTATCGGTTGGACAAATTGTGATAGGAGGGGCAGCGGAAGAAGATGGCCGATTGCAGGAAGGAGatgaaattgtcgaaattgatGGACACAATGTTGAAGGTGCATCTCATTCTGAAGCTGTTGTCCTCCTCGAGGCTGCTGCTCAAAACAAGCATGTCAAGTTGATAGTGCGACGACCGTCTCGAACTGATCCAGCACGACGTGGATCTCTCAACTCAGCTGGTCCATCTGGATCATATGATGTTCTTCTTCATCGGAATGAGAATGATGGTTTCGGATTTGTTCTGATGTCTTCTCAACACAAGAACGGATCAACAGTCGGACAAATACAACCTGGAAGTCCCGCAGCTAGATGTGGCAGGCTTTCTGTTGGAGATCGAGTGATTGCAGTCAACGGGATTGATATTCTCAGCCTATCCCATCCGGATACAATCTCACTCATCAAAGATTCTGGATTATCGGTTCGATTGACAATAGCTCCACCAAACACAGCTGGACCAGTTCTTCCGATGGTTTCTGCAACGTTGGGTCGCAATTTCACAATGAATGGGCACTATGAATCAAATTACGGACTTCCGCCACCACCGCCATCGGTTTACGAGAAGCATCCACCACCATCATATCTTGCATTTGATGGGCTTTCTATTAATGATAGAATGTCAATG AACGGAAATCTGATTGATGTCACTTTGGAGCGTGGCACCAAAGGGTTTGGCTTCTCTATTCGTGGTGGGCAAGAGTTCGGATCAATGCCACTTTTTGTGCTCAGAATTGCAGATGATGGGCCCGCTAAAGCCGACGGACGATTACag gtCGGCGATCAATTGACAACGATAAACGGACAATCAACAAAAGGAATGAGCCATGACGATGCGATTCGAATTATCAAACAACATACGATGGTGAACCTGACAGTGCTACGCAATAGATTGCCATAG